ATCACAGTGAAAACAGTTTTTTAGAAACCTTACTTTAGTTCTCACAATTAGTTATCACAGGTGGTACTTTCAaatgactgattcattaaaattCATTGTAAGATTAACAACTGTAGTGATTACACAGAAAAATGGTGCAACAAGCATGAACAAGCATTTACCTCCTATTTGTTTTGACTGTGTAGTTAAACAGAATGATAGGAACTGTCTATTTGAATGCAGGGTGAGATATGCAAAGAAGAGATCCAAGAACTTTCTTGTATTGATGTGGGTGTATGGTCAGTCTCCAAAACGGAATAAGGGATTTTCAGCGCTCCACACTCCCCAAGTGCTGTCTCAGCTTGTGTGGTTGAGCTCCACTGTCCTCCTGTGTTTTTTGATAAGCTTTGGAAATCCTGGTATTCATTATCACTTGGGGTGATGCCACCATCATGGGGAGTAGAAGAAGGATCCAGTGGATTTTTAGAGGTCATTAGATTTTCTATGATGAACTTCTTATCAACATCAGAGCTAATATTTGTAAGATTTGTATTTCCTATGTCCTGATATCCATCTTCCACTGTAACAACAGCAGGAGAATTAAGTTGGGTCTTGACTGGATTTGAAACTTCCCTCTTGTAAGAGTGATAGGAAGGATCAGATGTCAGGTCTAGGAATAAAGAATTATCCAGGGCTGATGATTCCAAATATGAGTTGTTGCTGAAAAACGATGACCCCGAGCCATTCCCAGAATCTCTGTTTGCACGGTTGCTTTCTCTTTGACAACTGACATCTAGCTTCTTGCCTGGCATCACAGTGCTGAAGGGTAACAATGGTTCCGCTTGTAGGGCAAGCATGGTGCGTGTAATTATGCTCATATTCTGATCCTGGATAACAGAGCACGCCTGACCATAATCCACTGTCGAGTCAACACTATTGaaacttttttcattatttgtatTTTCCGAGAGCAATGCCATACTGTAGAAAGAAAATATGTAGAGGCATATTCCCATTAATCAGAATCAGACTTAAACAAGTCTATCATGTTTCCAAAGTTTTAGCAGAACCCAGAAAACCATACCATTTCTTGTCATCCTGGACGTCCAGTTTTGGAATCTCAACAACGATAGGGGAGAACTTCATATTGGAAGGAGACAACATGTGACCCTGTGAAACAAAGGAAAAAATATGACACTTATTTTGATCAACATTACAATAAAATTGAGATTTATATTCCAGGATACACTGTAATTTCTTTTTAAAGATATACAAGCCACCATTTAGGGTTCCTTAGCTGTCACACTGGCAGAACAGACCTAAATGTAACCTTTTACACAGCAGTCTCCttcgcgatcatgatttcaagctcaaatacacttcctagtgccatctagcgctctacaCATGTTAAAGAactaggaagtataatcaagttgaaatcatgattgtgcctacagactgcaatggcaatatgtatgtatgtgaaaaaggagttatattataTTCTtactcacccaaaaccgattggatcgcttcagaagacatgcccTGCGTCctaatatccatacttccctactatatagtatgccaaaaacagtatgccactggagtagtatgtccgaatccacagtattcatgaagcagtaagtgagaaatacccggatgacctactaatTCCGATCATATTTTGAAGTGCAGATCAACTGGACACTTAACAATCCCATAACCCCTGAGGCAATGTCacattcaaaacactggatttaaaagaacggcagtgagccggggcctgggtagctcagtgagtattgacactgactaccacccctggagtcacaagttcgaatccagggcatgctgagcgactccagccaggtctcctaagcaaccaaattggtggggcgcgtggtgaattgtgcgtggatgccgcagagaatagcgtgagcctacgtctctgcggtaacgtgctcaacaagccacataataagatgcgtggattgacggtctcagacatggaggcaactgagatttgtcctctgccacccggattgagtcactacgccaccacgaggacttagagtgcactgggaattccaatttggaaaaaaaaaaaaaaaaaaaaagaacggcaGTGAGCCGCGGTCGGAtgcctcttctcaactgtaagtgctatatataccaagataattggtCCTTCTGCttgaatggtgcttgtttaacaaaaccaaagcagataGTTTTTGCAGTTGTTGTCATTATGTCATATAGTCAGGTCATAAGACGATGCCCACGTCCACGAATGAAGTATgtctgaaatctattcatactacttgcatgcatacctaaaagatcATACTGTTATCTGCCGGCAAAAGTGCGTCCgtaatcaaatacagtacatcctGTGACAGTATGCAGTTTCAAACGCAgcaatgaattaaaccactggagtcttatggattacctttatatgcttttgcaGATTCAAAGTtttcgtcaccattcacttacattgtatggacctacagagctgaattatccttctaaaaatcttaatttgtgttcagtagaagaaagaaaatcacacatctgggatagcatgagtgggtgagtaaatgtaatGACGAGAGttttctttttggggtgaactttccctttaaagaaGCCTCAAATATCCTATTTATTTACTCAAGAAACTTGAAGATATATTTCAATTGCCTCAAAGCATTTCCCTTATAATGGAGTTACTGAAGGAACcattaggccctttcccactggcagtactaaagcctgttttaggtacATTCCCCTGGGATTAGTACTTTTCGTCGCtttcgcacctaaggaactaCAGTTCCTCTGAGccatttttgggggatttttatcTCCTACTTTGGAGTAGGTACTTTGGGGTTGTATAGGTACTGTgagaggtgctgcagcctgtaaTCTGTGAAAAACCAATGACGCACTAATCATTGAGAAAGGAGAAGAGTCCACAGCCGCCATTGTAAACAACTAGCTGCCAacatgctactcagaggattttacaattcccttaacagaaataaaataaaaccaacaaagtatacaAAGAGGATCAACcgtttgacatgtttgtgtgtgtgtaacataTTTGGGAGACAAACTGAGTTCATCACATCTGTTCTGTTTGTACTGTgtaactatacagaaaataaagttatttctggattactacattgaATTTTTCCTAGGATtatggatataaataatcagatgtttatcaaaAGTAGGTAATTGAActattatacactaaaccatcatgaaatctagtttacatgaagGAAGTATTACGTGcctgttaacttgcatcaagatgtattttttaagtcaatgagtatttcagtacagtaatttatgttgagtcataaaagcctttattgtagaTTGTGtcgataaataggtttatagtgctttcaacatgttgtccactaAATTCAGCACATGCTGCGTGGTAGTCTGACCGCTCGTCTCATCTCTCACTGTGGCTGCAGCATGCACAGCTCTCACACCCACTCCTTCcgagaccagtttcctttagagttccattcatccaaaaatgcagCTGTTTAaatcattaactgattaggcagctgcctatgtttttggatgcagccagagctcatgtaaaacagccctaacaaaagtgtaactcTGATCCCCGTGTCATCCGGTGTTGTTGATTccattgttgttttttatattaaattgtgcattccaaccttgtcagaagaaaaatggtcgatactagattACATCACTATGGTGGTAATTTTTGTCAATGCGAATTAAATGGGAAAAGTATCCACGGGTGTTCTGTTCctcgtaagagttctcatctagaaagttaaaGGAAAAATACAGGACTAAAGGCTGGAAAGGGCCTATTGACAGTTCTTGGGAATTCTTGCAGGAACTTCAGAAGGTCTGCCAATGTGGCATCTGAGAAACCCCAAATGATGCCTCGAGTCTCTTTTCATTTTTACTGTGAATTAATGTTGTTAGCCAAACAAATTTCATAACTCTCTCTAACCTTTTGTTTTCCAAGGTCGGGATCTATTTGTGGCTTGATGATCTTGTCCCACCACACCCTCTTGATTCTGTAAAATGTTTCAGACAAAATTTGTCAAgaaaatatgcattgttaaatgGTTTAATACAGAAAAGAGGTCAAATAGAGATATTACCTGAAAAAGCAGATGAAGATAATGAATATAATAATGATCAAACCAACACATACACCTGGGATTAccattttaaacatttcattGAGGGATGAGGCTGTTGAACACAGAAAGATTTATCAGGTTAATTTAAGTGTATACCTTACCTGTGGAGATGAATTTGAGactaatatatacagtgcatccagaaagtattcgcagcgcttcactttttccacattttgttatgtaacggccttattccaaaatggattaaattcattattttcttcaaaattctacaaacaataccccataatgacaacatgaaagaagttagtttgaaatctttgcaaatttataaaaaaaaaaaataaaaaaaacacatgtacttaagtattcacagcctttgctcaatactttgttgaagcacctttggcaccaattacagcctcaagtctttttgagtatgagtccacaagcttggcacacctatttttgggcagtttctcccactcttctttgcaggacctctccagctccatcaggttggatggggagcgttggtgcacagccattttcagatccctccagagatgttcaattgggttcaagtctgggctctggctggaccacacaaggacattcacagagttgtcccggagccactcctttgttatcttggctgtgtgcttagtgtcgttatcctgttggaagatgaaccttcgccccagtctgaggtccagagcgctctggagcaggttttcaccaaggatgtctctgtacattgctgcattcacctTTCCCTCGaacctgactagtctcccagttcctgccgctgaaaaacatccccacagcatgatgctgccaccaccatgcttcactgtagggatggtattggccaggtgatgagcggtgcctggtttactccagacatgacgcttgccattcaggccaaagagttcaatctttgtttctcatggtctgagagtccttcaggtgccttttggcaaactccaggtgggctgtcatgtgccttttactgaggagtggcttccgtctgaccactctaccatacaggcctgattggtggagcgctgcagagatggttgttcttctggaaggttctcctctctccacagagaaatgctggagctctgtcagagtgaccatcgggttcttggtcacctccctgactaaggcccttctcccccgatcgctcagtttggccaggcggccagctctaggaagagtcctggtggttccaaacttcttccatttacggatgatggaggccactgtgctcattgggaccttcaatgctgcagtaatttttctgtacccttccccagatctgtgcctcgatacaatcctgtcttggaggtctacagacaattccttggacttcatggcttggtttgtgctctgacatgcactgttaactgtgggaccttatatagacaggtgtgtgcctttccaaatcatgtccaatcaactgaatttaccatagGTGGACTACaaacaagttgtagaaacatctcaaggatgatcagtggaaacaggatgcacctgagctcaattttgagtgtcatggcaaaggctgtgaatacttatgtacatgtgattttttttgttttttatttttaataaatttgcaaagatttcaaacaaacttctttcatgttgtcattatggggtattgtttgtagaattttgagaaaaataatgaatttaattcattttggaataaggctgtaacataacaaagtgtggaaaaagtgaagcgctgtgaatactttctggatgcactgtatagacTTACAAGTAGTAAACTCATATGGTGTGCTTTGGTCACTAAATATCTGATGGTTGTTATACTCTGTGCTCGCTCTCGCTGTCAGAATGTAGTTGGCATTTGGCTGGAGATTTCTACCTACGATCTCATAGAATCCCACACGGTTCATCACCTTATTGGGCATCTGTATGGAcaaagtgattgtttttatttctttatgacaCATATGATCATATACTGTGAATATGGTTCATCATTCTTCTATCATCTTCCTTACTGTATCTTTTTCTCCTTTGATACCATAGGTCAGCTCTATCTGCAAACTGTGTGCAAAACTGTTCTCTTTATTTTTATACTTGTTGTCCCAAGTTACTTTAAAATTTCCATTTGGAGTCTTCTCCACAGATAAGATAGCTGGAGTTTTTGGTTTGACTAGAGAAAATGAAAAAGGCATTTGTAAGTGATGTGTCAATATAAGATCACAAAAATGTGTAAGGTCTACTTTTTAtaactgaattaaaaacaaacatgtaaatactACAGTATTTAACCTTTGGAAATAGACTAACAAGAACATACAGTATAGACAAAGATCATACTCACTGAACTCCAGagtatgaaatgtttttttgaataAAACATTCTCTCCTTCCAGTAGTGTAATATAGAAGGTCTCTTCTGGTACAAACTCATCTGGCACTTTAAAGTTGCATTCACAAACACTGTTATTGTGATGACTTCTCTCAAAAATGCATGAATATTCATTGAACCTGTAATATAAGAATATACTAGAGTCAATCTTCTCAATGAACTGCAATGAACAGTAAATTGAGTTAGGCTATTAGTGGATAAAAAGGTTCATGTAAAAACCTTTATAATGAGTTAGTTATAATGGACTTTTTGTCTTTAGTATAAA
This portion of the Myxocyprinus asiaticus isolate MX2 ecotype Aquarium Trade chromosome 14, UBuf_Myxa_2, whole genome shotgun sequence genome encodes:
- the LOC127451384 gene encoding interleukin-4 receptor subunit alpha-like, which codes for MYFTAFRCLIVLMVLCHALCHEPAEDNLICFNDYETEIKCSLSYSLIKCPEYKLNTTQTVLDEFNEYSCIFERSHHNNSVCECNFKVPDEFVPEETFYITLLEGENVLFKKTFHTLEFIKPKTPAILSVEKTPNGNFKVTWDNKYKNKENSFAHSLQIELTYGIKGEKDTMPNKVMNRVGFYEIVGRNLQPNANYILTARASTEYNNHQIFSDQSTPYEFTTSSSLNEMFKMVIPGVCVGLIIIIFIIFICFFRIKRVWWDKIIKPQIDPDLGKQKGHMLSPSNMKFSPIVVEIPKLDVQDDKKCMALLSENTNNEKSFNSVDSTVDYGQACSVIQDQNMSIITRTMLALQAEPLLPFSTVMPGKKLDVSCQRESNRANRDSGNGSGSSFFSNNSYLESSALDNSLFLDLTSDPSYHSYKREVSNPVKTQLNSPAVVTVEDGYQDIGNTNLTNISSDVDKKFIIENLMTSKNPLDPSSTPHDGGITPSDNEYQDFQSLSKNTGGQWSSTTQAETALGECGALKIPYSVLETDHTPTSIQESSWISSLHISPCIQIDSSYHSV